Proteins found in one Venturia canescens isolate UGA chromosome 6, ASM1945775v1, whole genome shotgun sequence genomic segment:
- the Chmp1 gene encoding charged multivesicular body protein 1b isoform X1, whose translation MTLLVELLLLFVFHEEEKLKTFVLSTTGAEQSAMSVSQMEKNLFNLKFAVKELERNSKKCEKEEKVEKAKVKKAIQKGNMEGARIHAENAIRQKNQALNYLRMSARVDAVASRVQTALTTRKVTQSMAGVVKAMDAAMKSMNLEKISGLMDKFESQFEDLDVQSSYMENAMSQTTTTNVPQNDVDTLMQQVADEAGLELNMELPSGQMGSLGASTAVSQEQDELTQRLARLRE comes from the exons ATGACTTTGCTGGTTGAACTTTtacttttattcgttttccatgaagaggaaaaattaaaaacatttgTCC TCAGCACAACGGGGGCCGAACAGTCAGCCATGTCCGTCTCACAGATGGAAa aGAACTTGTTCAATCTAAAGTTTGCAGTCAAGGAGCTGGaacgaaattcaaaaaaatgcgagaaagaagaaaaagtggagaaagCAAAGGTGAAGAAGGCGATACAAAAGGGAAATATGGAGGGAGCTCGTATTCACGCTGAGAATGCCATAAGACAAAAGAATCAAGCGTTGAATTACTTAAGAATGAGTGCTCGTGTTGATGCTGTTGCAAGCCGAGTGCAAACAGCTTTAACAACGAGAAAAGTCACTCAGTCCATGGCTGGAGTTGTTAAAGCTATGGATGCGGCTATGAAATCCatgaatcttgaaaaaatatcaggGCTCATGGACAAATTCGAGAGCCAGTTTGAAGATCTTGATGTACAAAGTTCATACATGGAAAATGCCATGTCGCAAACTACCACAACAAACGTTCCTCAGAACGACGTAGATACATTGATGCAACAAGTCGCTGACGAGGCTGG CCTGGAGTTGAACATGGAGCTTCCTTCGGGACAAATGGGTAGTCTTGGAGCTTCAACCGCGGTTAGTCAAGAACAGGATGAGTTGACGCAACGGCTGGCTCGActtcgagaataa
- the LOC122412710 gene encoding fatty-acid amide hydrolase 2-like isoform X2: MDNLKQLLFKLLCCMVVQLHCIFDYVIDILFGIYYDGKEKKVPAVKNSLLLESGISLAEKIRNQEVSSEDVVKAFIERCKEVNGLLNAVVIDRYEEAIEEAKNVDKLLHSKPDLEILKKTKPFLGVPFTTKESNETEGLPHSMGMTCRKGHISTEDATVVRYLKSAGGILIAKTNIPEMNLWVESRNHVYGQTNNPYNTTRTVGGSSGGEGAILAACGAPISIGSDIGGSIRMPAFFNGVFGHKPSEGLSPLKGIGMRSVDFSSSMAEAGPMCKKGDDLIPLLKVLIGDNVSKIKLDTPVNLKNLNIFYQEGSGDLRASKVNNEMRLALTRAVEHFRELTGSAQKIRLPGSEYSFRLWRYWMTKEDADFKSDIMNRKSRTNAVAEIKKFLTNRSEITFAVLMKLMSDDFFPQEKEQWATNVTKAMKEFLLEKLGDNGVLFYPSAPFPASYHYSYFLRPFNFGYWCIFNVLRLPVCQVPLGLDSQGLPVGVQVVASPFNDHLCIAVARELEKTFGGWVPPS, translated from the exons ATGGATAATTTAAAGCAACTTCTCTTCAAATTACTTTGCTGTATGGTTGTCCAGTTGCATTGTATATTCGATTATGTTATTGATATTCTATTTGGAATATATTATgacggcaaagaaaaaaaagtgcctGCTGTGAAAAACTCCTTATTGCTGGAGAGTGGAATATCATTAGCAGAAAAAATAAG GAATCAAGAAGTTTCTTCTGAGGATGTGGTTAAAGCTTTCATAGAGCGCTGTAAAGAGGTTAATGGACTACTGAATGCAGTTGTCATCGATCGTTACGAGGAAGCCATAGAAGAAGCcaaaaatgttgataaattacTGCACTCCAAGCCTGACttggaaattttgaagaaaactaaACCCTTTTTGGGTGTACCCTTCACAACAAAAGAGAGTAACGAAACTGAAG GTTTGCCGCACTCAATGGGAATGACGTGTCGAAAAGGACACATATCAACAGAAGATGCGACAGTGGTTAGGTACTTGAAATCAGCCGGTGGAATTCTCATAGCTAAAACGAATATACCAGAGATGAATCTTTGGGTAGAATCGCGTAACCACGTTTACGGACAGACGAATAACCCTTACAACACAACAAGAACAGTAGGAGGAAGCAGCGGTGGAGAAGGAGCGATTCTAGCGGCTTGTGGTGCTCCGATTTCTATCGGTAGCGATATCGGTGGATCGATAAGAATGCCAGCTTTTTTCAACGGCGTGTTCGGCCACAAACCGTCCGAAGGTCTTTCCCCACTCAAAGGCATTGGCATGAGATCAGTTGATTTTTCATCTTCGATGGCAGAAGCGGGTCCGATGTGCAAAAAAGGAGACGATCTTATACCTCTGCTCAAAGTTCTTATCGGAGACAACGTCTCGAAAATCAAACTCGACACTCCCGTTAACCTCaagaatttaaatattttttatcaggAAGGCTCCGGCGATTTGAGAGCCAGCAAAGTGAACAATGAAATGAGGCTTGCTCTTACCAGAGCCGTCGAACATTTCCGTGAACTCACAGGCTCTGCACAAAAAATAAGATTACCCGGCTCTGAATACAGCTTCCGATTGTGGAGATACTGGATGACGAAAGAAGATGCTGATTTCAAATCAGATATTATGAACCGAAAG TCGCGTACGAACGCCGTtgcagaaataaaaaaattcctgaCAAACAGATCGGAAATCACGTTCGCGGTACTGATGAAACTCATGAGTGACGACTTCTTTCCCCAAGAGAAAGAGCAATGGGCTACGAACGTTACAAAAGCCATGAAGGAATTTCTTCTT GAAAAACTCGGTGACAACGGAGTGTTATTTTATCCATCTGCTCCGTTCCCGGCTAGTTATCACTACTCGTACTTTTTGAGGCCATTCAATTTTGGCTACTGGTGTATCTTCAACGTTCTGAGACTTCCGGTTTGCCAAGTGCCGCTGGGTCTAGATTCACAAGGATTGCCAGTTGGTGTTCAG GTCGTTGCATCACCATTCAACGATCATCTTTGCATCGCGGTGGCTCGAGAGCTGGAAAAAACATTCGGTGGTTGGGTACCACCTTCTTAA
- the Chmp1 gene encoding charged multivesicular body protein 1b isoform X2 produces the protein MSVSQMEKNLFNLKFAVKELERNSKKCEKEEKVEKAKVKKAIQKGNMEGARIHAENAIRQKNQALNYLRMSARVDAVASRVQTALTTRKVTQSMAGVVKAMDAAMKSMNLEKISGLMDKFESQFEDLDVQSSYMENAMSQTTTTNVPQNDVDTLMQQVADEAGLELNMELPSGQMGSLGASTAVSQEQDELTQRLARLRE, from the exons ATGTCCGTCTCACAGATGGAAa aGAACTTGTTCAATCTAAAGTTTGCAGTCAAGGAGCTGGaacgaaattcaaaaaaatgcgagaaagaagaaaaagtggagaaagCAAAGGTGAAGAAGGCGATACAAAAGGGAAATATGGAGGGAGCTCGTATTCACGCTGAGAATGCCATAAGACAAAAGAATCAAGCGTTGAATTACTTAAGAATGAGTGCTCGTGTTGATGCTGTTGCAAGCCGAGTGCAAACAGCTTTAACAACGAGAAAAGTCACTCAGTCCATGGCTGGAGTTGTTAAAGCTATGGATGCGGCTATGAAATCCatgaatcttgaaaaaatatcaggGCTCATGGACAAATTCGAGAGCCAGTTTGAAGATCTTGATGTACAAAGTTCATACATGGAAAATGCCATGTCGCAAACTACCACAACAAACGTTCCTCAGAACGACGTAGATACATTGATGCAACAAGTCGCTGACGAGGCTGG CCTGGAGTTGAACATGGAGCTTCCTTCGGGACAAATGGGTAGTCTTGGAGCTTCAACCGCGGTTAGTCAAGAACAGGATGAGTTGACGCAACGGCTGGCTCGActtcgagaataa
- the LOC122412710 gene encoding fatty-acid amide hydrolase 2-like isoform X1, producing MCTSLTNEKSQHQKTTMDNLKQLLFKLLCCMVVQLHCIFDYVIDILFGIYYDGKEKKVPAVKNSLLLESGISLAEKIRNQEVSSEDVVKAFIERCKEVNGLLNAVVIDRYEEAIEEAKNVDKLLHSKPDLEILKKTKPFLGVPFTTKESNETEGLPHSMGMTCRKGHISTEDATVVRYLKSAGGILIAKTNIPEMNLWVESRNHVYGQTNNPYNTTRTVGGSSGGEGAILAACGAPISIGSDIGGSIRMPAFFNGVFGHKPSEGLSPLKGIGMRSVDFSSSMAEAGPMCKKGDDLIPLLKVLIGDNVSKIKLDTPVNLKNLNIFYQEGSGDLRASKVNNEMRLALTRAVEHFRELTGSAQKIRLPGSEYSFRLWRYWMTKEDADFKSDIMNRKSRTNAVAEIKKFLTNRSEITFAVLMKLMSDDFFPQEKEQWATNVTKAMKEFLLEKLGDNGVLFYPSAPFPASYHYSYFLRPFNFGYWCIFNVLRLPVCQVPLGLDSQGLPVGVQVVASPFNDHLCIAVARELEKTFGGWVPPS from the exons ATGTGCACATCGTTGACAAACGAG AAATCACAACATCAGAAAACCACAATGGATAATTTAAAGCAACTTCTCTTCAAATTACTTTGCTGTATGGTTGTCCAGTTGCATTGTATATTCGATTATGTTATTGATATTCTATTTGGAATATATTATgacggcaaagaaaaaaaagtgcctGCTGTGAAAAACTCCTTATTGCTGGAGAGTGGAATATCATTAGCAGAAAAAATAAG GAATCAAGAAGTTTCTTCTGAGGATGTGGTTAAAGCTTTCATAGAGCGCTGTAAAGAGGTTAATGGACTACTGAATGCAGTTGTCATCGATCGTTACGAGGAAGCCATAGAAGAAGCcaaaaatgttgataaattacTGCACTCCAAGCCTGACttggaaattttgaagaaaactaaACCCTTTTTGGGTGTACCCTTCACAACAAAAGAGAGTAACGAAACTGAAG GTTTGCCGCACTCAATGGGAATGACGTGTCGAAAAGGACACATATCAACAGAAGATGCGACAGTGGTTAGGTACTTGAAATCAGCCGGTGGAATTCTCATAGCTAAAACGAATATACCAGAGATGAATCTTTGGGTAGAATCGCGTAACCACGTTTACGGACAGACGAATAACCCTTACAACACAACAAGAACAGTAGGAGGAAGCAGCGGTGGAGAAGGAGCGATTCTAGCGGCTTGTGGTGCTCCGATTTCTATCGGTAGCGATATCGGTGGATCGATAAGAATGCCAGCTTTTTTCAACGGCGTGTTCGGCCACAAACCGTCCGAAGGTCTTTCCCCACTCAAAGGCATTGGCATGAGATCAGTTGATTTTTCATCTTCGATGGCAGAAGCGGGTCCGATGTGCAAAAAAGGAGACGATCTTATACCTCTGCTCAAAGTTCTTATCGGAGACAACGTCTCGAAAATCAAACTCGACACTCCCGTTAACCTCaagaatttaaatattttttatcaggAAGGCTCCGGCGATTTGAGAGCCAGCAAAGTGAACAATGAAATGAGGCTTGCTCTTACCAGAGCCGTCGAACATTTCCGTGAACTCACAGGCTCTGCACAAAAAATAAGATTACCCGGCTCTGAATACAGCTTCCGATTGTGGAGATACTGGATGACGAAAGAAGATGCTGATTTCAAATCAGATATTATGAACCGAAAG TCGCGTACGAACGCCGTtgcagaaataaaaaaattcctgaCAAACAGATCGGAAATCACGTTCGCGGTACTGATGAAACTCATGAGTGACGACTTCTTTCCCCAAGAGAAAGAGCAATGGGCTACGAACGTTACAAAAGCCATGAAGGAATTTCTTCTT GAAAAACTCGGTGACAACGGAGTGTTATTTTATCCATCTGCTCCGTTCCCGGCTAGTTATCACTACTCGTACTTTTTGAGGCCATTCAATTTTGGCTACTGGTGTATCTTCAACGTTCTGAGACTTCCGGTTTGCCAAGTGCCGCTGGGTCTAGATTCACAAGGATTGCCAGTTGGTGTTCAG GTCGTTGCATCACCATTCAACGATCATCTTTGCATCGCGGTGGCTCGAGAGCTGGAAAAAACATTCGGTGGTTGGGTACCACCTTCTTAA